The following is a genomic window from Roseovarius sp. M141.
CAAAGACCGGCACCGTTGCCAAACAACTTGCCAAGGCGGACAGCGACCTCAGGGCTTACGGGTTTCCGTTCGGCCAGGATGTCATGCAGATGCTGCCGGGAAATACCTAGTAACCGGGAAATCTCTGCCTTCGATTTTTTGACTTCTGGAAGTACATCTTCGCGCAGCAGTTCGCCTGGATGCGT
Proteins encoded in this region:
- a CDS encoding HigA family addiction module antitoxin, which produces MSRNPNRCPTHPGELLREDVLPEVKKSKAEISRLLGISRQHLHDILAERKPVSPEVAVRLGKLFGNGAGLWIRMQGAYDEWQASRAVDVSEIPTLIAAE